One segment of Haliotis asinina isolate JCU_RB_2024 chromosome 12, JCU_Hal_asi_v2, whole genome shotgun sequence DNA contains the following:
- the LOC137258910 gene encoding CCAAT/enhancer-binding protein beta-like has translation MDTLQMYDTPLIEASKDTTLASQQHAQVVKTELTSPVQTDFVALGQASSTAYPTVCMPEFEQLASGSEDSQTIWDQTIKTEKTGYSACSEGTTFTPLTNLASPTVSSSSQAGSPGAGRSSSGKGNSRKRQLPKGTEEYIEKRARNNIAVRKSRAKAKEKQKQTEGRVNSLVGENERLQKKVDLLTKELNVLKGLFINVGAALPSSFAKLLES, from the exons ATGGATACACTCCAGATGTACGACACGCCTCTTATCGAAGCCAGTAAAG ATACCACCCTGGCTTCACAGCAACACGCCCAGGTCGTGAAAACAGAACTGACAAGTCCGGTTCAAACGGACTTCGTGGCACTTGGACAGGCGTCTTCTACCGCGTATCCAACTGTCTGTATGCCTGAGTTCGAGCAGCTAGCATCGGGATCGGAGGATTCCCAGACTATATGGGACCAGACGATCAAGACGGAGAAGACGGGATACAGTGCCTGCAGTGAGGGAACTACCTTCACACCACTCACGAACTTGGCTTCTCCAACCGTGTCATCCTCCAGTCAGGCCGGAAGCCCGGGAGCAGGACGATCCTCAAGTGGAAAAGGGAACTCCCGGAAACGTCAGTTACCCAAAGGTACGGAAGAGTATATAGAGAAAAGGGCGAGGAACAATATCGCAGTGAGGAAATCCCGTGCAAAGGCGAAGGAAAAGCAGAAACAGACAGAGGGTCGTGTTAACAGCCTTGTTGGAGAGAACGAGAGACTGCAAAAGAAAGTTGATCTTCTGACCAAAGAACTGAACGTATTGAAAGGGTTATTTATTAATGTTGGAGCTGCACTACCATCTAGCTTCGCCAAGCTGTTGGAATCGTGA
- the LOC137258909 gene encoding CCAAT/enhancer-binding protein gamma-like, with the protein MAPKRTMLNSSDMEGTDEEEYEAKRSRKIDKRGPEEYRKRRDRNNVAVRKSRDKSRFKAKETMEKVSRLRNENEQLEQKVKILTKELSVLKDLFLAHAGTVAEGNCNVASNHAVQNDHKYSMDVKQE; encoded by the coding sequence atGGCTCCCAAACGTACAATGCTTAACTCATCAGACATGGAGGGCACGGATGAGGAGGAATATGAGGCCAAGAGGTCGAGGAAGATCGATAAGAGAGGGCCGGAGGAGTATCGCAAGCGACGTGACCGGAACAACGTCGCTGTGAGGAAGAGCCGTGACAAGAGCAGGTTCAAGGCCAAAGAGACGATGGAGAAGGTGTCCCGTCTGAGAAACGAAAACGAGCAGCTGGAACAGAAAGTGAAGATCCTCACTAAGGAACTGAGCGTTCTGAAAGATCTTTTCCTGGCACACGCGGGTACTGTCGCCGAAGGAAACTGCAACGTAGCTAGCAACCACGCCGTACAGAACGATCACAAGTATTCAATGGATGTGAAGCAAGAATAA